DNA sequence from the Parasphingorhabdus cellanae genome:
TCCAAAGTGCCGAAGATGATGCGCAAGCCTGGTTGTTCCTTATGAAAAAAGGTTGGGGCAGCTATACCGCCCTCGCCAACTGGTATAATTTCATCTATCGCCCGATTTTCGCCGGAAATGGACCAGACGAACATGACGAAGTCACCAAATTGGCACTGCTTGCCAGCGTTGCTAAAAACCTCTCTTCTAAATGCCATCGTGTCGAAATCGCTCCGATTCCGGAAGAAGATCATGCGGCCAGTCTGACCGAACGTGCATTTGAGCAAGCTGGTTGGGTGGTTTTCAAATCGAAAGCCGATGATAATCACATCCTTGTGGTGAATGGCCGTACATTCGACCAATATTGGGCGGAGCGGCCAGGGCAATTGCGCAACACGGTCCGGCGTAAAGCGAAGAAGAATATCGTTTCCATTCGGGTTGAGACCGAGTTTTCCGAAGAACATTGGGCCGACTATTGCGATGTTTACAGCAAAAGCTGGAAGCCGGAGGAAGGCAATCCCGATTTCCTGAAAAATATCGCGCAACAGGAAGCAAAGGCCGGATGTTTGCGCCTTGGCCTTGCTTATATCGATGGCAGGCCAGTCGCAGCACAATTCTGGACCGTCGAAAATGGCGAGGCCCTTATTCATAAGCTGGCCCATATTGCCGATGCGACCAAATCATCACCGGGTACTTTGCTGTCGGTGGCGATGTTTCAACATGTGATGGATGTCGACGGTGTTAAGCTGATTGATTTCGGCACCGGCAATGATCCGTATAAACGCGAGTGGATGGAAGAAGTTCGGACACGCTATCGTTTGGAGATGTTTTGGCCGAACAATCCGCTTTCTTGGCTGCCAATCCTGCGATACCGGATGTCAGCCCTTGTAGGAAAGCGAGGATCGCTTTAGGGAGGCGCGGTTGTCCGGAGTCGGGGGTTTGTTGATGTCGGAAAATATGGAATTAACGCCGGAAGCTGCTGTCCGCGCCGTTATGCAGGACATTTTGGGACTGGATGCTGCTCAAGTGGCCACGTTTACCGCAGATACCGAGCTTTTCGGCGCTCTACCCGAATTGGACAGCATGGCTGTTGCAGGCCTTTTGACCGAGTTGGAAGACCGTCTCGACATCATGATCGAGGATGACGAGGTTGATGGCGAGCTATTTGAGACATTTGGGAACCTCGTCGCTTTTGCCGAGATGAAAGCCGCCGAGTGACGGCAGCGCTCGATTATGCGCGTTACCATTTTGAAGGCCATGACGAGCTTTGCCTGAGGGCTGGAGTTGGTCATCCCACGACCATATTGATCATACCCCCGCTGTTTGATGAAATGAACCGTATGCGGCGGATGCTGGTCGATATGATGCGGTTGCTGAACGAACGGGGCATTGGCAGCGCATTGCCCGACCTGCCCGGCATGAACGAAAGTCTTTTTCCCCAAGAACAAACCAATTTGATGATCTGCCGGCAAGCGCTTGTCGAATGTTTCGCAACCTTACCAAAATGTCGGCACATCGCATCCTTTCGCAGTGGCTGCTTGATAGACGATTTCACTGATAGCGCTGAAAAATGGCGACTGTCACCGGTAAAAGGCTTGAAGCTGCTGCGCATGATGATGCGCGCCCGTATCGCTTCCGACAAGGAGGCGGGGCTGTCAACCGACATGACGCAATTGGCGGTGGAGGCCGAACAGGGTCATGTGAACCTGGCTGGTAACCATATCAGTTCCACGCTGTTTTCCGAGCTGCAAGACGCTGCGCCTGAACCATCCGATATTATCCGTACGGCGGTATTGGAAAACAATGCATCAGCGGCAAATGTGCGGCTCGCGGGCTCGGCCTTGTGGCTGCGCGCCGAACCTGGTGATGATATGTTGTTATCGGGCGCGATCGCCACCGACCTGACGTCGTGGATAGCAGCATGACCCGGTCGTTTCATCAATTCATATGCAAGGACGCATTACTCGCTGGAACGCTTGACAAAGGCCCGCATCCAACAGGATTATTGATTGTTAGCGGCGGCAACGAGATCAAGGCCGGTGCTCATGCTGGCATGGCGAAGCTGGCGCAAGAAATTGCCAGTCAGGGCTTTCCCGTCTTTCGCTACGACCGCCGAGGCATTGGCGACAGCAGCGGCCGTAACCGCGGTTTTCTGGACACAAAGGCTGATATCGAGGCTGCGGCGGCGTGTTTCCGCGATGAGATCCCCATGCTCAAAAAACTTGTCGCCTTTGGAAACTGCGATGCCGCCTCGGCTTTGGCGCTATTTGGCTCTGATATCGACATTGATCGGGTCGTACTCGCCAATCCGTGGGTGATCGAAGACGCTGATCCTGTTCCTCAAAAACCAACCAAACCGCCGCCTTCTGCTATCCGGTCGCGCTATTGGCAGCGGCTGAAGAATCCCAAGACAATTCTCGATCTTTTAACTGGTAAGATAAACTTCAGAAAGCTTGCCATCGGCCTCAAGCAAGCCGCTCAAAAACAAGAAAATACTAGCCTGTCCATCCAGCTCAAGGACGGGCTGATCCGATTGCGCAAGCCCACCCGCATATTGCTGGCGAGCCGCGATACCACTGCGCGGGCTTTCCTCGCGGCGTGGCATAGCAAGGACTTTGCCGATGCCAGAGCTTTGCCGAATATTACGAACGAAACGCTAGATAGCGCGTCTCATAGCTTTGCCGATGACCATTCCAAGCGTTGGCTGGAAAGCCAGCTTCTGGAAGCACTCAAAAACGCCTGACCTATTTATCCGCCGGTTTATTCGGCAGCCAACAGCTCAAATTCTTCTTCAGCCAGGAAACGCTCTGCGTCCAAAGCAGCCATGCAGCCTGTTCCTGCGGCCGTTACAGCTTGACGATAGACATGGTCCATAACGTCACCACAAGCAAATAAGCCCGGAATTTTGGTCTTTGGCGTACCCGGCTCGACTTCGATATAGCCGCCGTCGATCAGGTCGAGATGGTCTTTGAAAATCTCCGTCGCCGGCGCATGGCCAATCGCAACAAAGGCCCCATCCGTCGCCAAATGGCTCTTATCTCCGGTCTGCGTATCCACCAGATCGACACCAACCAAACCCACCGGATCGCCGCCGCCGACAAATTTCTCAACCGTTTTGTTCCAAAGCACCGTAATTTTCGGGTTAGCGAACAACCGGTCCTGCAGAATTTTCTCGGAGCGCAGACTGTCGCGGCGATGGATCAACGTCACATCATCGCTGTGATTGGTCATATAGAGCGCTTCTTCGACCGCTGTATTGCCGCCGCCGATTACCACGACTTTTTTACCGCGATAGAAAAAGCCATCGCAGGTCGCACAGGCGGACACGCCCTTGCCGCCAAGCTCCTGCTCGCCTTCCACGCCAAGCCATTTGGCCTGCGCACCGGTGGCAATGACCAGTGTATCGCCTTCATAAACGGTTCCGCCGTCACCAGTCATACGAAACGGACGCTGCGATATGTCGACGTCGACAATTGTATCAAACATCGTCCGCGTGCCGACTTTATCCGCTTGCGCCTGCATTTCTTCCATCAACCACGGCCCTTGCACAACGTCGCGGTAGCCGGGATAATTTTCCACATCGGTCGTGATGGTCAGCTGACCACCCGGCTGCAGCCCCTGCACCACAATCGGTTCCAACCCCGCGCGCGCGCCATAAATAGCGGCGCTCAGCCCAGCAGGGCCGGAGCCCAGGATCAGCATTTTGGTACGATGTGTCTCGGTCATATTTCCATCCTAGATTCGTTTCGTTCCACATAAGGATGCAAGACCGGACTCGGCAAGAGGCGACGCGAGAAGAATCGCTGTTGGCGGAGATGTTTTTTGTTTTGCGGGGGGAGGAGTCTTTGTTTGACCTCAAGCGCCGGGCGCGGGCATCCGCCCGCTTGGCTTTCCTCGCATAAGCTCGGGCGCGCAGTCGCGCTTGCCTCGCTGCGCTCGGACGATCCTCTAGAGTTTGGCACCAAACCGACGCGAAGCGGAGGCAAGGCCGACCGGCCGCCGCGCCTTATTGGCGCGTAGCCAAGGGCCCGGATGGGCCCGCCCGGCGCCTGAGGGAATAAATAAAGACTCCCCTTCCCAAAGTTCACACAATTCTCACAGCCTCTTGTTTCTCGGCATCCTCGCCTTCCTCCTGCTCATAAAAGCCGCTGCGCTCCAAATACCCGCTGCGCTCGGCCCGTTCCCATTGGAGATCATCCCAGTCCTCACAATCCGCGACATCCAGGTCCGACACATCAATATCCTCCGGTGCCATCGCCTGGATCGCCTCGCGTTCGCTATGGAGAGTGATCGCCGCCAGCAAATCGCTGTTGGACCGCGCATCGCTCGGGGCGCTTGCCGTCCGGCCAGCGGCCTCAATCTTCTCGACCAGTTCTGCGCAATCCTCGCCCTTGCCAATGCCGTCGAGCAGATCATCAAAATGCTCCGCTGCCACCCGTGCCGGCTTGCCCGCCAGATCAATCCCGTCGGCCATCTTGTCGAGCCGCGCCATGGCGGCCAGAAACAAGGGCGCGCTCCAGCGGGTGCGCATGCCCACTTCCTCGCCCTGATGCCATACCGCCTCGTTCCAGCCATTGAGGCCCTTATCGAGCAGCGCATCCTGATAGATATCGCGCGCATGGATAAGCGCCGCATCCCACGCCCGGGCAAAGGCCCGCGCGTCCGGCCTGCGCCGCAGTTTATACGCGCTCTCGCGCGACAATCCGGTATAGGCGGCGGCTGCTTTGACATTACCGGTTCTTGCCAAGGCTTCGAGAAACACCACCTGCCGGTCCGGCGACCAGCCATCATGGCGTTCCCTGGGCTGTGCCAGATCATCAGCGGCGGGGATATCGGTGAAGCTGTCGTGTGAAGGGAGTTCGGTCATCTGCTGTTCCTTGTTCTATGGGGGAACAGAGAAGATAACCTATCTGGTTATTTGTAGGAAAGGGCGGATGTGGAATACTCACAACACCGCTAAAAAACCATCACGCTGACACGTTCGGATAAACCCATAATAAGACAGATTGACCTCAATCTATATGGCGGATGCGCGGGGAAAGCAGTATTTCTATACTATAGTGTAAAGTTCGGTAGTTTTTTGCGTAAGCCTGCAGCTCAGCTCAACATGAGGACTGGTTTCATGAAGTTACGCAGCCTGAAGTCTCTTTCCACTGCCGTCAAATTCCGGAACGGTGCCCGTATTTTTGGGACTGGGGCCGCTAAGACCGGAACACATAGCATCGGTGAAATGTTCTCCGACGCGGTTTTTGCTTTCCACGAACAGGATGCGGAGAAGCTTATCCGTCTTCATCTGGAGCGTGAAACAACGGGCAATGCCAAGCCGCTCCATCGCTATTTGCGTGTTCGCGACCGCTTGCGTAATCTCAAGATCGACAGCTCTCAGATCAACATTTATTTGATCAACGATTTGGAGCAATTATTCCCCGAAAGCTTATATATATTGACGATCCGGCGGCCACTGGACTGGCTGCGTTCGATGATTGATGACAGCCTGAGGCGGGATACGACCGAAACATGGTTGCGCTTTCGCGACTATCGCTTTGGTCCCAAGGCATCTCTGCCACATGAAACGCCTTTGGAAACGCGTGATCTCTATTCTGTTGGCGGATATCTCAAATATTGGACCGATTCGATCGAAAATGTCATCAGTCGGGTCACGCCGGAGCGCCTGCTGATCATCAAAACGCATGAAATTTCGGGGCAGATCGAACAGATTGCGCATTTTTGCGGCATCCCTGCGGAAAGCGTTACGCCTGAAAAAACCCGGTCATTTGTCAATCCGGAGCGCTTTGGAGTGCTTGCGGAGCTGGACCCGGAATATTTGATCGATACGGTCGAAGCCGCGTGCGGCGATCTTACTGCCGAGCTGTTTCCTGACTATTCCATTCGGGATGCTGTTGCGGCTCTGAAAGTCGCTTAAGCGGGTTTGCGGCTATTGGCGGTGCGTGCTGTTCGCACTGGCGGCAGGGGCTTTCTGAAATGTGATTTTCTGGCAGCTTTGCGCTTCATATTTTGGCTTTGTGGAACGATCTTCAGGTAGGTCGGCGCGTTACACCCGGCCTTTCGGTCGGGAGTTTTTCCGGAAATCATCCCCGGGATGATTTCTTTTTCGGAAAAACTGGTAGCGGAGGAGGGACTCGAACCCCCGACACATGGATTATGATTCCACTGCTCTAACCACCTGAGCTACTCCGCCAATAGTTTTTGGCTACGACCAGAGTCGCTCCCAAAAATCCTTGGACCGCGGCGCTATAGTCATAGCGTTCTGATCGGTCAACAAGTTGCCGGTCATTTTCTTATGCTTGCAACGATACTGGCTTCCGCGCTAACAGTCATGCCCTTGCCGCTTGGCGGCGCAATGGGGCCAAATATGAATAAATCCTATGATATATTGATCGTTGGCGCGGGGCACGCCGGGGCGCAAGCCGCCATCGCGCTGCGTCAGCAGAAGTTTGAAGGCTCTATCGGATTGATGGGTAATGAGAAATATCCCCCTTATGAGCGCCCACCATTGTCCAAGGAATATCTTGCCGGAGACAAGCCGTTTGAACGCATCATGCTGCGACCCGAGAGTTTTTGGGGCGAACGTGACATTGATCTGCTCACCGGATGCCGCGTCTCAAAAGTTGATCCGATGGATAAGACGGTCACGCTGAGCACTGATGATGAGGTCGGCTATAACAAGCTGATCTGGGCCACAGGTGGCACACCGCGGATGCTCGACTGTCCGGGTAGTCAGGCGCGTAACATCCATGCCGTGCGATCTCGCGCCGATGTCGACAAGATCATGGCTGCCCTGCCCTCCACCGAAAAAGTCGTGGTTGTCGGCGGCGGGTATATCGGGCTTGAGGCGGCCGCTGTGTTCACAAAGCTTGGCAAGAAAGTGACGATAGTCGAATCACTGGACCGGGTTTTGTCGCGCGTCGCCGGGGAGACCTTGTCGCGCTTCTATGAAGAAGAACATCGCCGGCAGGGTGTAACCGTAGAACTCGAAGCGACGGTCGAGGCCTTTGAAACCAATGATGACGGCATGGCAACCGGCGTAAAACTGTCCGATGGCCGTGTTTTGGAAGCCGAGATGTTCATCGTCGGCATCGGCATCATTCCCGAAACTGGCCCGCTGGTCGCTGCGGGAGCCGCCGCTGGTAATGGCGTGGACGTCGATCAAACATGCCGAACCAGCCTGAATGGGATTTATGCCATTGGTGACTGCGCCGCGCATAGCAACCGTTTTGCCGACGGCGCGCATATCCGGCTGGAGTCGGTACAAAATGCCAATGATCAAGCCAAAGTGGCCGCGCTGGATATCATGGGCGAAGAATGCGAATATGATGCGGTGCCTTGGTTCTGGTCAAACCAATATGATCTGAAACTGCAGACCGTCGGCCTTTCCACCGGACATGACGAATATATCGTCCGGGGTGATCCGGCGAACCGGTCCTTCTCGATTGTATATTTGAAAGACGGTAAAGTGATCGCGCTTGATTGTGTCAATGCCACCAAGGACTACGTGCAAGGCCGCAAAGTCGTGGAAGGCGGACTATCGCTGGACCAGACACAATTGGCCAATCCCGATATACCGATCAAGGAAGTTGAGAGCGTTTAGCCGCGAAACGGCCATTCACCGATCAACTTCCAAGGACCGTCCATATAATAGTGCAGCGCCAGACCCTTGATCTGAAACGACCTTGGTTCGAAATCGAGCGACAGCCGGTTTAACAACTCTTTCGCTTCTTTGGCGGACACCTTGTTTTGCACGGTAATATGCAGCCGGGGTGTCTGTTGGTCCTGCGCAACCAATAGGCCGTGAAACCGATCGGCCATGTCCATCCGTATATCGAGAAGCTCTGGCGAATGCAGTTGATAGGCAACCCCGCTTCCAAGATGGATCAGGCGTTGCAGTGAAGTTATTGGTGGCGCGCTATATTGAGTGATTTCTTTCACCGCCTGTTTGATCTCGCTTAGCGCTTGGGGCGGCAGATGGTGAAACAAAGTGATATGCGCTGGCAGGATATTGCGCTCTGGCGGATAATGGGCGCGGCGAAGAGCATCGGCCCAGGCCAGGTCCTGTTTGCCCATCATGGCAGTCATAATGATCGGTTTGCTAATTGCAGTCATGCAACCAGACTATCCCCAAAACAAAAGGACCGCGAACGAATAATCGCTCGCGGTCCTTCCGGATTTCATGCGTGTCGAGAATTAGGCTGCCTGACGCGCGCTTTCCTCTTCGGACAGCCAGGACAGGATGTTTTCAGGTGACGTTTCACCATAAGGATCGCTGTCGACGCCATCGTCGTTGATGCCTGGTTCTTCAAACCATGCGCTAATCACGCCGTCATCCACGATCATTGCATAGCGCCAGCTGCGATCCCCGAAACCGAGATGGTTTTTCTTGATCAACATACCCATCCGGCGCGTAAAATCGCCGGAACCGTCGGGAAGGAGTTTGACTTTCTCCAGACCGAGAGATTGGCCCCACTGATACATGACAAACGCGTCATTGACCGAGATGCAATAAACTTCATCCACGCCTTTCGCTTTGAACTCGTCATAGAGGCGCTCAAATGCCGGGCATTGTTCGTTCGAACAGGTGGGAGTGAACGCACCGGGTAAAGAGAATACGGCAATGCGCTTTCCGGCAAACAAATCTTTGGTATCAACGTCTTGCCAGCGAAAGGGGTTTGGGCCTTCGATGCTGTCATCACGGACGCGCGTGCGCAAGGTTACTTGGGGGATATTTTTACTAATCATCGATATACTCCATCAGGTTGAAAACGCTCATATAGAGATGTTTCTGGAGCGTTAAAATTGATAAAGTCAATCGTCGATATTCACTGTCTCGATCACTAGAATGTGGCAGAAAATCGCGATTTTATTGACCCTCAATCGAACGCCTAATGGCTTCAAAAAATAGCGCGGATGATATCGGCAGAACAGACTCGAAGGCACCATTCCTCAGCAGGCTGATTAAATAGGAAATGCTTATATAGTTTCGCCCAGAATTCTGGTTTACAAGGACGGTTATTCGATGGATGGCCAGGCAAAATCGGCCGCAGGGAGGGTACAAGCATGACGCAAACCGGGAAGATGCCGGTCTGGTTCTGGATCGCAGGGATATTCGCTTTGCTGTGGAACGCAATGGGGGTTCTCGCTTATGCTGGCGATATCATGATGACAGCTGCGGATTTCGCCAAGCTAACCGAGCAGGAACAGAATTTATACGCCAATCGGCCCTATTGGGCGACGGCGGCTTTTGCGGTCGCGGTGATCGCTGGTTTTTTAGGATCAGTCATGCTGTTGCTGCGCAGGCCAATTGCGGTACGGCTGTTCCTGCTGTCGCTACTCGCGGTATTGGTCCAGTTTAGCAGCTATTTCATTCTCGATGGCTATGCCGAATATATCAGCAAGGACGGATGGTTCATGCCGATATCTATTCCGATTTTGGCCATTATGTTTTTTCTCTTCGCGCGATGGTCGGAGAAAAACGGACTGCTGGGACGGTCAGGTTGAGGTACTAAATGGTGTGAAGTTCGTCGACTCATCATAGATATCAACGCCTTCCCGCCGTTTCAGCCAACCGATCACCATATAGGTCACCGGCGTTAACACCGCCTCCCACAACACTTTCAATAGCCAATTGGTGACCATGACGGTCAAGACAGCGGATGTTTCCCACACGCCCCAAAAAGCCAGCGGATAGAAGATCATGCTGTCTACCCCCTGCCCCACAACCGTTGATCCGATGGTTCGCGACCACAACGCCTTGCCCTTGGTCCAGACCTTCATGCGTGCCATCACGTAGCTATTCACAAATTCGCCGGCCCAAAAAGCAATGATGGAAGCTGCAACGATCCGCGGAACCTGACCGAAAACACTTTCATAAGCGGCCTGCCCTTCCCATCCGTCTGCGGGCGGCAAGGATACTACGACCCAGCTCATAAACGCCATGAACAGCATGGCACCAAAACCCGCCCAGATAACCCGGCGCGCGCGCGCATAGCCGTAGACTTCAGTCAAAATATCACCGATCACATAGCCGAGCGGGAAGAATAATATCCCGGCCCCGTAAACCCATTGTTCACCGCTGATCGTCACAAATGTTGGCTTGGCTGCACCGATGATGTTGGAGAGCAAAAGAATGGTAACAAAGGCCGCCATCACGAAATCAAAATATCGGAAATTATGCCCCGCCTGACTGGCGGCACTGCTGCGCTTTATGGGATCGGTGCTCATCGCCTGATGATTAGCCAATCTCCCCCAAGTTTCAATAATATAACTGTTAGCTCTGAACGATGATGAAATTCATGGACCAAAGCCGCATAAAACTGCTCCATCGGGAAAGATTGTTAGCGTGGCTAAGAAAACGTGCCGTACCAGAACCGCTTGTTGACGCCTGATTCCGTCCTGTCCATAGGAATTCCAAGGGCTCTGCGGGTTACCGTCTTTTGGGCGAGTTCATCCCTCAATTCAATGTCGATATCCAGGATTTGCCCAGACTCGACACAAAATTGCCAATGATCAAAAAACTTTGCTTTGGCCTCCGGCGCGATTACATCATTGAAATCCAATTTCAAAGCAGAGACAAACCCGGCATGATCATGCCACGCCTGGTTGACTTCAATCAGGTCACCATTTTCATCAGAAACCCAGGTTACAATAGGGATTGTATCAATACGATTTCGCGTATGAGCGAGCGCTTCCTCATATTTCTCCTGCAATGATACGGTTGCAGTCATATCAACACTTAGTGCAGCAATCCCAACGCTACCGTCGGGCAAGGGTAGTGGTACTTTCGTTGATCGGAAATGACGGGTTTCGGCACCGGCCAATGTCCACTGTTCTAATACAGTATGAGGCTCCCCCGATGTTTTAACCAGTGCATCATTTTCCTCGATCGCTTTGCCTTCTTGGTCTTCAACAGCCAAATCCTCCGCGGTTTTCCCCAGAACAGCGCGCGGTTTTTGGCTAATCGTCTGGTTGACGGCTTCATTGGAATAGATAAATGCCCCGTTGGCATCTTTCGCATAGACGATGAGATTCGATGCTTTTGCGAGAGCTTCCAATATTTTTTCCGCCTGCGTTTGAACGCTGATATGCGCAATCAGATCTTCTACATCGGTGCAGGACCCTATCCAGCGGACAATATTGTCATTGCCATCTGTGACCGGCGCGCCCCTTACGATATGCCAGCGATATTCTCCGTCAAATCTCCGAAACCGATATTTGGTGTCATATTCCGCACCCTTGGTCCAGCTTTCCAGCCAGGTAGCCGCAGCTCTCTCGCGGTCATCAGGGTGAATTGCCTTTAACCAACCGTCGCCCAATATTTCGTCTGCGTCCATCCCAGTATATCGCGGAAATTGAGCATTGCTGTAGATATTGGCACCATTGGCATCGCTCACAAAGACAAGAGCAGGAATGGATTCCGCAAGCGTCCGGAATTCCATACCGCCATACCACGGATGTTGCTTGCTTTGGGCTTGTTGCGCCTGCCCGTCATTATCGTTATTTTCCATACGGCAACCACTCCAAGCTTTTATAGGCGGCTATTTATCGGGATTGCCAAAAGCGCCGGAAATCCATCTTTACATCATTGCGATATATCACGAATATCGGACTAGCCGCTATTTTTCTTTTCCGCCAGTTTGGATGACTAAATTTTACTATTCATTGCGCCGGTTTAACATATATCAGTGAACCTGTAATTTATCAGAAGTAAAGGTCCTAAAAAAGGATAATCTTGATGGCTAGTGATGAAAAAACCGATTTAAACCTGATAGAGAATCCTGATGCAATCACGATTATTGAATTGGCAAAACTGGTCCAAGATGAACTAAAATTACGAAAACGATTTTTTAGTGATCTTGTATCGGACGGACATAGCTGGGATGTTCTCCTGACATTGCTCGCTGCAAAG
Encoded proteins:
- a CDS encoding 2'-5' RNA ligase family protein; this translates as MTAISKPIIMTAMMGKQDLAWADALRRAHYPPERNILPAHITLFHHLPPQALSEIKQAVKEITQYSAPPITSLQRLIHLGSGVAYQLHSPELLDIRMDMADRFHGLLVAQDQQTPRLHITVQNKVSAKEAKELLNRLSLDFEPRSFQIKGLALHYYMDGPWKLIGEWPFRG
- a CDS encoding queuosine precursor transporter; the encoded protein is MSTDPIKRSSAASQAGHNFRYFDFVMAAFVTILLLSNIIGAAKPTFVTISGEQWVYGAGILFFPLGYVIGDILTEVYGYARARRVIWAGFGAMLFMAFMSWVVVSLPPADGWEGQAAYESVFGQVPRIVAASIIAFWAGEFVNSYVMARMKVWTKGKALWSRTIGSTVVGQGVDSMIFYPLAFWGVWETSAVLTVMVTNWLLKVLWEAVLTPVTYMVIGWLKRREGVDIYDESTNFTPFSTST
- a CDS encoding NAD(P)/FAD-dependent oxidoreductase; protein product: MNKSYDILIVGAGHAGAQAAIALRQQKFEGSIGLMGNEKYPPYERPPLSKEYLAGDKPFERIMLRPESFWGERDIDLLTGCRVSKVDPMDKTVTLSTDDEVGYNKLIWATGGTPRMLDCPGSQARNIHAVRSRADVDKIMAALPSTEKVVVVGGGYIGLEAAAVFTKLGKKVTIVESLDRVLSRVAGETLSRFYEEEHRRQGVTVELEATVEAFETNDDGMATGVKLSDGRVLEAEMFIVGIGIIPETGPLVAAGAAAGNGVDVDQTCRTSLNGIYAIGDCAAHSNRFADGAHIRLESVQNANDQAKVAALDIMGEECEYDAVPWFWSNQYDLKLQTVGLSTGHDEYIVRGDPANRSFSIVYLKDGKVIALDCVNATKDYVQGRKVVEGGLSLDQTQLANPDIPIKEVESV
- a CDS encoding sulfotransferase — translated: MKLRSLKSLSTAVKFRNGARIFGTGAAKTGTHSIGEMFSDAVFAFHEQDAEKLIRLHLERETTGNAKPLHRYLRVRDRLRNLKIDSSQINIYLINDLEQLFPESLYILTIRRPLDWLRSMIDDSLRRDTTETWLRFRDYRFGPKASLPHETPLETRDLYSVGGYLKYWTDSIENVISRVTPERLLIIKTHEISGQIEQIAHFCGIPAESVTPEKTRSFVNPERFGVLAELDPEYLIDTVEAACGDLTAELFPDYSIRDAVAALKVA
- a CDS encoding PAS domain-containing protein, producing the protein MENNDNDGQAQQAQSKQHPWYGGMEFRTLAESIPALVFVSDANGANIYSNAQFPRYTGMDADEILGDGWLKAIHPDDRERAAATWLESWTKGAEYDTKYRFRRFDGEYRWHIVRGAPVTDGNDNIVRWIGSCTDVEDLIAHISVQTQAEKILEALAKASNLIVYAKDANGAFIYSNEAVNQTISQKPRAVLGKTAEDLAVEDQEGKAIEENDALVKTSGEPHTVLEQWTLAGAETRHFRSTKVPLPLPDGSVGIAALSVDMTATVSLQEKYEEALAHTRNRIDTIPIVTWVSDENGDLIEVNQAWHDHAGFVSALKLDFNDVIAPEAKAKFFDHWQFCVESGQILDIDIELRDELAQKTVTRRALGIPMDRTESGVNKRFWYGTFS
- a CDS encoding peroxiredoxin → MISKNIPQVTLRTRVRDDSIEGPNPFRWQDVDTKDLFAGKRIAVFSLPGAFTPTCSNEQCPAFERLYDEFKAKGVDEVYCISVNDAFVMYQWGQSLGLEKVKLLPDGSGDFTRRMGMLIKKNHLGFGDRSWRYAMIVDDGVISAWFEEPGINDDGVDSDPYGETSPENILSWLSEEESARQAA
- the trxB gene encoding thioredoxin-disulfide reductase codes for the protein MTETHRTKMLILGSGPAGLSAAIYGARAGLEPIVVQGLQPGGQLTITTDVENYPGYRDVVQGPWLMEEMQAQADKVGTRTMFDTIVDVDISQRPFRMTGDGGTVYEGDTLVIATGAQAKWLGVEGEQELGGKGVSACATCDGFFYRGKKVVVIGGGNTAVEEALYMTNHSDDVTLIHRRDSLRSEKILQDRLFANPKITVLWNKTVEKFVGGGDPVGLVGVDLVDTQTGDKSHLATDGAFVAIGHAPATEIFKDHLDLIDGGYIEVEPGTPKTKIPGLFACGDVMDHVYRQAVTAAGTGCMAALDAERFLAEEEFELLAAE
- a CDS encoding GNAT family N-acetyltransferase; this translates as MTDVTVTMINEYHDNFQSAQAVAGEKLGRTGQKSLFDRLDWLKPLHELCLPGNQPLIIQSAEDDAQAWLFLMKKGWGSYTALANWYNFIYRPIFAGNGPDEHDEVTKLALLASVAKNLSSKCHRVEIAPIPEEDHAASLTERAFEQAGWVVFKSKADDNHILVVNGRTFDQYWAERPGQLRNTVRRKAKKNIVSIRVETEFSEEHWADYCDVYSKSWKPEEGNPDFLKNIAQQEAKAGCLRLGLAYIDGRPVAAQFWTVENGEALIHKLAHIADATKSSPGTLLSVAMFQHVMDVDGVKLIDFGTGNDPYKREWMEEVRTRYRLEMFWPNNPLSWLPILRYRMSALVGKRGSL
- a CDS encoding acyl carrier protein, with the protein product MSENMELTPEAAVRAVMQDILGLDAAQVATFTADTELFGALPELDSMAVAGLLTELEDRLDIMIEDDEVDGELFETFGNLVAFAEMKAAE
- a CDS encoding hydrolase 1, exosortase A system-associated, with product MTRSFHQFICKDALLAGTLDKGPHPTGLLIVSGGNEIKAGAHAGMAKLAQEIASQGFPVFRYDRRGIGDSSGRNRGFLDTKADIEAAAACFRDEIPMLKKLVAFGNCDAASALALFGSDIDIDRVVLANPWVIEDADPVPQKPTKPPPSAIRSRYWQRLKNPKTILDLLTGKINFRKLAIGLKQAAQKQENTSLSIQLKDGLIRLRKPTRILLASRDTTARAFLAAWHSKDFADARALPNITNETLDSASHSFADDHSKRWLESQLLEALKNA